A single region of the Streptomyces sp. AM 4-1-1 genome encodes:
- a CDS encoding class I adenylate-forming enzyme family protein — protein sequence MPIGSVCADGAWVDDVLLGGDGRDIVLHLGEPVDRSELRRLVVEQQGRLVAAGLTPSGTVAVRLPPSLACIVSMLAGWRAGAQVTLLDYRLTTHEIGKAIARLAPQLVVEPVGEVTGTLRGFFDVHTRVTPLRGGRPARSAHVLLQLSSGSTGPSKVIGRTLDSLLAEIERYGRLDGFPRKGERTVVLASIIHVLGLVGGLLYGLAAGSQVILPARHTVDGILKAVAAGEEPTTVLGVPSQAAVLAAARNPPVLPQFHRMITGGELVKADVRERFTRGYGAELGVMYGMTEVGVIATDLTGADRPGLTPAPGVRVRVEDGEILVGLPESPYVGQTDPARFVDGWLRTKDAGSLDDAGRLTVHGRLDSQVSVGGLKVDLAEIEAFITGLPGITDAVVLHDSGIEAFVAVRERTVFDGLAACLAARLAPYKRPRTLHLMAEIPRTATGKPVRDVAALRAAVRPAAGV from the coding sequence TCGTGGAGCAGCAGGGCCGCCTGGTGGCCGCCGGACTGACCCCCTCGGGGACGGTCGCCGTGCGGTTGCCTCCCTCCCTGGCCTGCATCGTCTCGATGCTCGCCGGATGGCGTGCCGGCGCCCAAGTCACCCTTCTCGACTATCGGTTGACGACACATGAAATCGGCAAGGCCATCGCGCGGCTCGCCCCGCAGCTGGTCGTCGAGCCCGTCGGCGAGGTCACCGGGACGCTGCGTGGGTTCTTCGACGTCCATACCCGCGTCACCCCGCTGCGCGGCGGCCGTCCGGCCCGCTCGGCGCACGTGCTGCTGCAGCTGAGCTCCGGTTCGACCGGGCCCTCCAAGGTCATCGGCCGCACCCTGGACAGCCTCCTCGCGGAGATCGAGCGGTACGGACGACTCGACGGCTTCCCCCGCAAGGGCGAACGCACCGTCGTGCTGGCCTCGATCATCCATGTCCTGGGCCTGGTCGGCGGGTTGCTGTACGGCCTCGCGGCCGGCAGCCAGGTGATCCTGCCGGCACGGCACACGGTCGACGGAATCCTCAAGGCCGTCGCGGCCGGGGAGGAGCCGACCACCGTGCTCGGAGTCCCCTCCCAGGCCGCGGTCCTCGCGGCGGCGCGGAACCCGCCCGTCCTTCCCCAGTTCCACCGCATGATCACGGGTGGCGAACTCGTCAAGGCCGACGTCCGGGAGCGGTTCACCCGGGGATACGGCGCCGAACTCGGCGTCATGTACGGCATGACGGAGGTCGGCGTCATCGCCACGGACCTCACCGGGGCCGACCGCCCCGGCCTCACCCCGGCACCCGGCGTACGGGTCCGGGTGGAGGACGGCGAGATCCTGGTGGGTCTGCCCGAGTCGCCGTATGTCGGACAGACGGACCCGGCCCGCTTCGTGGACGGGTGGCTGCGGACGAAGGACGCGGGCAGTCTCGACGACGCGGGCCGGCTCACGGTCCACGGACGGCTCGACTCGCAGGTCTCCGTCGGCGGACTCAAGGTGGACCTCGCGGAGATCGAGGCGTTCATCACCGGTCTGCCCGGCATCACCGACGCCGTCGTCCTGCACGACTCCGGTATCGAGGCGTTCGTCGCCGTGCGGGAGAGAACCGTGTTCGACGGCCTCGCCGCGTGTCTCGCGGCGCGCCTGGCCCCGTACAAGCGGCCCCGGACGCTCCATCTCATGGCCGAGATCCCGCGGACCGCCACCGGTAAGCCCGTGCGTGACGTGGCCGCCCTCCGTGCCGCCGTGCGGCCCGCGGCCGGAGTGTGA